The following is a genomic window from Polaribacter atrinae.
ACAAAAGAAGGTCATCAAATATTGGCTAAAAATGTATGGGCAGTTTTAAAACCAATTTTAAAATAAGATGAACATCAAAATGAAATTTTAAAACCTTTCAATATATTTTATGAAGAATATTTTTTTAATAATGTTCGCTTCACTCCTCTTCTTTTCTTGTTCACAACAATCAGAAATTAGTAAGCAATTTAATTGTACACCTACAACTTTTAAGAACTTAGAAAAAGTACAAGACGTTAAAAACTTGTTTTCTATAGAGATACCAAATACGTGGAAAACAAATTTATATTATGACGATTTACAGTCGTCTATTTATACCGCAGATACCACAAAACAATTAACAGAATCTTTGCTTTTAGATGTTACATTTATTAATAAAAACATTAATTTTGATACGTCTTTTAAATTAAAACAAGAGCAAGAAAATTTATCAAAAAGTCTTATCAAAATAAAATCTGAAGAGATTACTTTTTTAGAAAAACCTACTTACTTCACAGTTTCAAAAGGTAAAAAAGGTAAATTTGAATATCAAGTTTGTCATTTGTTTATAAAAACAAACGAACAAAATTTTATACTTGCAAAAGCTGAGATTTACGGAGATTCTTTAGTAAATAAAAGAGTATGCGATGCTTTTGCATTGCTAGAAAAAATTAAAAACATTCAATAAAATGATTGAAAAACAACACATTACCGATAGATTTATAAAATACGTAACCATAGACACAGAGTCAGACCCTAACAATCCTGCTTTTCCAAGTACCGAAAAACAATGGGATTTAGCCAATGTATTAGTAGAAGAACTAAAACAAATTGGTATGAAAGAGGTAGATTTAGATGACAATTGCTACATCATGGCAACTTTGCCTAGTAATTTAGACTATGAAGTACCAACCATAGGTTTTGTTGCGCACATAGATACAAGTCCAGATTTTACAGGTAAAAATGTAAAACCTCAAATTGTAGAAAATTATCAAGGAAACAATATTATTTTAAATGTAGAGGAAAACATTGTTTTATCTCCAGATTATTTTGATGATTTATTACAATATAAAGGTCAAACAATAATTACTACGGATGGTACTACACTTTTAGGCGCTGATGATAAAGCTGGAGTTACAGAAATTGTAACTGCTATGGAATACCTAATTCTGCATCCAGAAATTAAACACGGTAAAATTAGAATTTGCTTTACACCAGATGAAGAAGTTGGTAAAGGTGCTCACTTATTTGATGTGGCTAAATTTGGTGCAGAATGGGCATATACCATGGATGGAAGTCAGATTGGAGAATTAGAATATGAGAATTTTAATGCTGCCGGAGCAAAAGTAACCATTACGGGTAAAATTGTGCATCCAGGATATGCGAAAGGTAAAATGATCAATTCTATGTTAATTGCTAATGAATTTATCTCTGCGCTACCAACAAACGAAGTTCCTCAAAGAACAGAAGGTTATGAAGGCTTTTTTCATTTACATGACATTAACGGTAATGTAGAAAAAACTGTTTTAGAGTACATTATAAGAGATCATGATTTAGACTTATTTGAAAAGAGAAAAAGTTTAATTGAAAAAATTGCGTTAGATTTTAATACAAAATACAACCAAGACTTAATTGAAGTAACGATTAAAGATCAATACTTTAACATGAAAGAAAAAATTACTCCGGTAATGCACATTGTAGATATTGCAGAAGAAGTAATGAACGATTTAGGCATAACACCTTTAATTAAAGCAATTAGAGGAGGAACAGACGGCAGCCAACTGTCTTATAAAGGATTGCCTTGTCCTAATATTTTTGCTGGTGGACATAATTTTCATGGTAGATATGAATATGTGCCTGTAGAATCTATGGTAAAAGCAACAGAAGTAATTGTAGGGATTGCAGAAAAAGTTTCTGTAAAGTTTGCATAAAATTGATATAAAAAAAAGAGTCTTCAGTATCCTGAAGACTCAATATCATAGCATGATACTATTTACGTAAAATATTTCTTAAAAATAAAGCCCCTAATCTCTATCAATAATTATAAATTACACACAAATATAATATTTTTTATAACATCAACCTAATAATTAAAATAATTCAGGGTTTTTCCCCTTTACATCTTTAAAGAAAGAGTAAAACACCTCAAAATCAGCCTCTATGTTATCTGTTGTGTAGTAAGGTTTTGATATTTTTATCTTCTTATTTTTAAAATCTAAAGTCGCCATTACTATAGGAACCTTTGCTCCTTTTGCAATATAATAGAAGCCTGTTTTCCATTTATCAACCTTTTTTCTAGTTCCTTCCGGAGAAATTCCTAATCTAAATTCTTCTTTGGTATTAAAAACATCAATAACGGCATCAACCATATTTGTGCTTTTGCTTCTATCTACAGGTGTGCCTCCTAACGCTTTAAAGAAAAAACCAAACGGACCTTTAAAAAGGGATGATTTTCCAATAAAATGAACCATAGTACCAGAAGTCATTCTAGATAAAATGGCAATAGGAAAATCTAACCAACTGGTATGTGGTGCTGCGATTACAACATATTTTTTAGGTTCTTGAGGAAAATCGTTTTCTAGTTTCCAACCTAAAATGGTATATAATATAAATCTTGCAATTGTTTTCATAATTATAAGAAGCAAGCTTTAAAAAAATGCTTACTTAGAGGTTTAGTATTGTGATTTAAAATGATAAATTTATGAACTTAATTTGATATGATGAACGAAATGATAATTTACTTCTTAATTGCACTGATATTTAGCCTTGTAGGATTCTTAATAGGCAAGCTATTAACTAAATTGAATTCAGAAAAAGAGAAAGGAGATTCTCTAAAAGAAAAATCTGCTCTCGAATTTGAAATTTCTAAACTGACTGAAAATCTTAAAAATGCAGAAATTACTATTGATGATTTGCAAAGTGAGTTAAGATACATACAAAAAGAAAAAGAAAACCTTATTTCTGATAAAACGCGGTTAGAAACCGAATTTAAAAATGTATCAGAAAAGTTAGAAAACAATAAAAATGAAGTAGAAAAATTACAAGAAAAATTCACCAATAATTTTGAGGTTTTAGCGAATAAAATATTAGAAGAAAAATCGACTAAATTTACCCAACAGAACAAAGAAAACTTAAAAATAATTTTAAATCCATTACAAGAAAAAATTAAAGTTTTTGAAGATAAAGTAGATAAAACTCACAAAGAAAGTATCGATTATCACGCCGCTTTACGTCAGCAAATTCTAGGTTTAAAAGAGATGAATTTGCAAATGAGTAAAGAAACCATCAACCTAACAAAAGCACTAAAAGGAGATAATAAAACGCAAGGAAATTGGGGGGAACTAGTCTTAGAACGTGTTTTAGAAAAATCTGGTTTAGAGAAAGATAGAGAGTATTATGTACAGCAAAGCTTTACCAATGAAGATGGTAATAGAATTCTACCAGATGTTGTTATTCATTTGCCCGATAACAAGAAAATGATTGTAGATTCTAAAGTTTCTTTAACCGCTTATGAGCAATTTGTAAATGAAGAAGATGAAACTTTAAAAGCACAATTTTTAAAAGAACATGTAGCGTCACTTAGAAGACATGTAGAACAATTAAGCGCTAAGAAATACGAAGATATTTATAAAATTGAATCACCTGATTTTGTATTGCTTTTTATACCAATAGAACCTGCTTTTGCAGTAGCAATAAATAGCGATAATCATTTATATAATAAGGCGTTCGAAAAAAATATTGTTATCGTTACACCTACTACTCTTTTGGCAACTTTAAGAACCATAGATTCTATGTGGAATAATGAAAAGCAACAAAGAAATGCCTTAGAAATTGCAAGGCAAGCAGGTGCTTTGTATGATAAATTTAATGGATTATTAAATGATTTAATAGGCATTGGAAAACGAATTGATGATAGTAAGAGTGAATATTCTAATGCTATGAACAAACTTTTTGAAGGAAGAGGAAACTTAATTACTTCTGTAGAAAAGTTAAAGAAAATGGGTGCGAAAGCTAAAAAAGCCATTCCAGAGAATATTATTAAACGTGCTAATGAAATAGATTAATTGCTAATGAGTTACTATTTGGCTGAATGTAGTTAAATTAAATTTGACTTATTTTTTACTTTTGAATTAATTATTAAACTTTTTAAAACATAAAAATATGTCAGAAATAAAACACGAAAGAGGATTACATCCTTTAAAAGGAACCGTAAAAACAGATGAAAAAGATTCAGATAACAACAAAGAAAGTATCGTAGCAAAAATTGATAAAAAGAAAGACAAAGACAAATTAAAAAATCAAATACAAAGCTCTACTGATGACGCAAGTGAAATTGCAGAAAAAATTAAAAGTTCAGAAAAAGAATAACTTTTATCTAATGAGTCAAAACTTTAATTGATACCATTAATTACTAAATAAGAATCTTTTTAAATTTGTACTATTATTAACCAGTACTATTGTAAGTACATAAATGAAATGAATATGAACTCGGATACAGCAAAAGGGAATTGGAAACAAATAAAAGGAGAATTTAAAGAAAAATATGGTAGTATTACCAATGACAAGACTACTGAAGCAGAAGGCGCTTTTGATAAATTAGTAGGAGAAATTCAAGAAAAATACGGTAAAACTCGTGAAGCCATCGTAGAAGAAGTAAAAACCTGGTAAACAGTTTTTATACTATATTTAAAATAAAAAAAGCATCAAGAATTAACTTGATGCTTTTTTTATGTAGTTAAATAAGTTCTTGATACAATTTCTTAAAATGAAATTACTAGAACTCAAATAATCATATAAATACCATATGTAAAGGCATTTAGTTCTTACATTACAAATAATCTTCTTGCACTCATCATGTGCGCAACACGCTCACCAATTTTGTGTAAAGCATCTTCATTTGCAGCGTTTATAATTGCTTCATCAATAAAATTAACAACAGCTTTCATATCTTCTTCTTCTAAACCACGCGTAGTAATAGCAGCAGTTCCAATACGGATTCCTGAAGTTACAAACGGGCTTTTATCATCAAAAGGAACCATGTTTTTGTTTACTGTAATATCTGCTTTTCCAAGTGCAATTTCGGCATCTTTACCAGAAATGTTTTTATTACGTAAATCAATTAACATACAATGGTTGTCTGTTCCACCAGAGATAATATCATATCCTCTTGCAACAAATTCTTTTGCCATTTCTGCAGCATTTGCTTTTACTTGTAATTGGTATTCTAAAAACTCATCTGTTAAAGCTTCTCCAAAAGCAACTGCTTTAGCAGCAATAACATGCTCCAAAGGTCCACCTTGGTTTCCTGGAAAAACAGAAGAATTAATTAAAGTAGACATCTTTTTAGGATTTCCGTTTTTTAACGTTTCTCCAAAAGGATTGTCAAAATCTTTACCAATCATAATCATACCACCTCTTGGTCCACGTAAAGTTTTATGAGTTGTAGTTGTTACAATATGACAATGAGGAATTGGGTCATTTAAAATTCCCTTCGCAATTAAACCTGCAGGATGAGAAATATCTGCCATTAAAATAGCACCAACACTATCTGCAACTTCTCTAAATTTCTTAAAATCAATATCTCTAGAATATGCAGAAGCACCCGCAATAATTAATTTTGGTTTGTGTGCTTTAGCTTGTGCAGCTAAATGATCATAATCTATAATTCCGGTTTCTTTAACTACTCCATAAAAAACTGGATTGTATAATTTACCTGAAAAATTTACAGGAGATCCATGAGTTAAATGCCCACCATGAGATAAATCAAATCCTAAAACAGTATCACCAGGCTTTAAACAAGCAGCATACACTGCAGTATTTGCCTGAGAACCAGAGTGAGGTTGTACATTTACATACTCAGCTCCAAATAATTCTTTAGCTCTGTCTATAGCAATTTGCTCTATAACATCAACTACTTCACAACCTCCATAATATCTCTTACCAGGATATCCTTCAGCGTATTTATTAGTTAAAATAGAACCTTGGGCTCTCATAACATCATCACTTACAAAGTTTTCTGATGCGATTAATTCTAATCCATTTAACTGTCTTTCTTTTTCTTCCTGAATAAGATCAAAAATTTGATTGTCTATTTGCATTGTTGTTGTTTTTATAGAAGCATCAAAAATAATAAAATCATATTTGTAAAAATCATGTTTTAACTATATTTTATCATTTTTTATTATAATTATATATTTATTAAAAATGTACTGTTAAAAATGCATTTTTAATTGTTTTTTTATTTTTAAATGAAAAAAAATTATGTAGGTTTGATGAAAAATAAATTCCATTATAATGATCATAACAGCAAATAATCCGAATAGAAAATCCTGGTTAAAAGTAGATAAAGATTCAGACTTCCCAATTCAAAACATCCCCTTTGGTGTTTTTATCACTAGAGATGATATCATTACTATTGGTAGTAGAATTGGTAATTTTGCTATAGACTTAGGTGCTTTTCATCAATTAGGATATTTTGAAGGTATACCATTAACTGATGATATTTTTCTACAAGATAATTTAAATGATTTTATTGCCGATGGTCGTAAAACTTGGCGTCTGGTTAGAAACAGAATTGCAGAAGTTTTTGATGTTACGAATGGAACTTTAAGAGATAATGCCAATCATAAAGATAAAATTATCTTTAGAATGGACGAAGTAGAAATGTTAATACCTGTTGCTGTAGGTGATTACACAGATTTTTACGCTAGTAAAGAACACGCTACAAATGTAGGTTCTATATTTAGAGATCCAGAAAACGCATTGTTACCAAATTGGTTACACATACCTATTGGTTACCATGGTAGAAGTTCTTCTATTGTGCCATCTGGAACAAAAATTAGAAGACCATACGGACAATCAAAACCAGAAGAAGGAAGTGCAACTCCTGGTTTTGGGCCAACAAAATTATTAGATTTTGAACTAGAAATGGCATTCATTACAACAGATGCAAATGTGTTAGGTGATCGAATTCCGATTGAAGAAACAGAAGAATATATTTTTGGTCTGGTACAATTTAACGATTGGTCTGCAAGAGATATTCAAGCTTGGGAGTATATGCCATTAGGGCCGTTTTTAGGCAAAAGTTTTGCTTCAACAATTTCTCCTTGGATAGTAACTTTAGATGCTTTAGAGCCTTTTAGAGTAGAAAGCCCTAAACAAGTGTACGAACCATTACCTTATTTAAAACAAAAAGGTAAAGGAAGTTATGATATTCATTTACAAGTAGGTATTCAGCCAGAAAATGGTAAAGAAACAATCGTTTCTAATTCTAATTTTAAATACATGTATTGGACAATGGCACAACAATTAGCCCATCATACTGTAAATGGCTGCCCAATAGAATCTGGAGATTTAATGGGATCTGGTACTATTTCTGGACCAACAAAAGATAGTTATGGTTCTATGTTAGAATTGACTTGGAAAGGCCAAAACCCTATCAAATTAAGCGATGGTACAGAACGTAAATTTATCAATGATAATGATACCGTAATTATGCGAGCACATTGTAAAAATGATAAAGTTCGTATTGGTTTTGGAGAATGTGTAGGTAAAATTCTACCTGCTAAATAAAATCTAAATCCTTATATAAAAAAATAGCTTCACAATTTGTGAAGCTATTTTTAGTTTTATGCTATAATTTTTTTCAGTAAAAGAAAAACATTTCGTTCTAAAACATCTACAGAACCATCTGCAAAAAAGACGTTTTTAATATCTTTTAATAGTTGCTCTTTTTCTACGTTTGTATATTTATTTTCAGCTAAGTAAGTTTTAATTTTCTCCATAGCCTGATAATCATTGTCGTGTACAATTTCTGTATGTATGCTATTAAATAAACTCTCATTTACTTTCGATAAAATATAGGCACTTTCAGATTCTGTTTCTATATAATTACTTTGTGCTGCATACAATAATACATAAGTCTGAAATTCTTCTTTCGTCCAATTGATGTTCATAATGTTTGTTTTTAAATTTCTATTGGTAAATTTTCAATACTTCCCCACTCTGTCCAAGATCCATCATATACTGCGTAATTTTTAATTCCTGATATTTCTGCACCTAAAGCCAATACAGAAGCAGTTATACCAGTTCCACAAGAAAAAATAAAAGATTTCTTTTTAGGGTTTATTTTTTTGAAGATTTCTTTTAATACTGCTTCAGTTTTAAACGTTCCATTTTCTAAAACCTCGTTAAAAGGCAAGCTCACCGAATTAGGAATATGACCTCCTTTTACATCATTTCTTGGTTCTGGTTCTGCGCTATTAAAACGACCTTTAGAGCGTGCATCTACAATTAGAATCGTTTTATTTTTGATTGCAGTAAGAACATCCTCTTTAAATTTTATTTTTTCTGGTTGATAATTGACTTCAAAATCACCTTTTAAATGATCCTTCTTTTTCTGATTTTCAACAGGAAACTTATTTTCATTCCACTTAGGAAAACCACCATCTAAAACTGCCACATTTGTAAACCCCATTAATTGAAACATCCACCAAACTCTTGGAGAAGAATAGATTCCTAAATCGTCGTAACAAACAATAATACTGTCTTTATATACACCTATTTCTTGTGCTTTAACTTCAAATTCTTTTGGTGTTAAAATAGTATTCGGAAATGGTGCCGTTGTATCAGAAAATATATTTTTTATATCAAAAAAAAGAGCTCCTTTAACCTGTAATTTTTCATCAGAATTATGAGTGTTCGATTTCTCAGTTACTTTAGGAATGGTGCAATCTAAAATAATTAGATTTTTATTCTCTAAGTTTTTCTGTAACCAATTTACAGAAACGATTGGTTTTGTAACTTTTAACGACATCATATAAAGAATTAAACAGATTAAACATCCTCTTTACCATCTTAAAATAAATTTTATATGTAAAGATGAAACACGTTTTCTTAAACTATTTTACATTTTCATAATTATCATCCCATTCCTCTGGCTTAGGATCGTGTAACTTATCTAAAGACTTAGCAATAATCATTGCCACAGTAGCATCTCCTGTTACATTTACTGTTGTTCTCATCATATCTAATGGTCTGTCTACAGCAAATATAAGTGCTAACCCAATAGGTAATAATTCTGGAGGAAAACCAATAGATTCTAATACTATAACCAACATTACCATACCTGCACTAGGCACCGCAGCAGAACCTATTGATGCTAATAAAGCAGTGGCTACAATAACAATTTGGTTCGAAAACGTGAGGCCTTCTGGCCAAATAACTTGCATAATAAAAACGGCTGCAATAGCTTGGTATAAACTTGTACCGTCCATATTTATCGTTGCTCCAACAGGTAAAACAAAACCAGCAACTTCTGGATCTACTCCTAAATGTTCTTCTACTCTTTCCATAGTAACCGGCAAGGTTGCCGCACTCGAACTTGTAGAAAACGCTAATAACTGAGCTGGACTTATTTGCTTTAAAAACCAAAGAGGTGATTTTTTTGTATATACAGCAACTAAAATCAAGTAGAAACCAATCATTAATATCAATCCACCTACTACACAAAGTGCATAAACTAGTAGCTTCAAGAGGATTTCTGTATCATCAAAAGCAATAATTACGTTAGATAACAAAGCAAAAACAGCATAAGGAGCAAAAAGCATTATTAAATCTACCATTTTCATGACTACTTCATTTAAAGAGTCAAAGAAATCCATTAAAGGTTTTGCTTTTTTCTCTGGAATTAATAGTAAAGAAATTCCAACAAAAAGAGCAAAAAAGATAATTTGCAGCATGCTTGCATTTGCTAATGAAGTAAAAATATTGCTCGGAAAAATATCCACTAAAGACTGTAACGGCCCAGAGCTACTTTGTGCACTTGCCATTGCTAATTTGTCTACAACATCAGAAGATGTTTCATATTTAGTTTTTATTTTTTCAATTGTATCTGCAGACATACCAGCTCCTGGTTTTACAACATTTACAATTCCTAACCCAATTACAATTGCAACTAAAGTAGTTAGCATATATATAATCATGGTTCTAATTCCCATTTTTTTA
Proteins encoded in this region:
- the pepT gene encoding peptidase T; the protein is MIEKQHITDRFIKYVTIDTESDPNNPAFPSTEKQWDLANVLVEELKQIGMKEVDLDDNCYIMATLPSNLDYEVPTIGFVAHIDTSPDFTGKNVKPQIVENYQGNNIILNVEENIVLSPDYFDDLLQYKGQTIITTDGTTLLGADDKAGVTEIVTAMEYLILHPEIKHGKIRICFTPDEEVGKGAHLFDVAKFGAEWAYTMDGSQIGELEYENFNAAGAKVTITGKIVHPGYAKGKMINSMLIANEFISALPTNEVPQRTEGYEGFFHLHDINGNVEKTVLEYIIRDHDLDLFEKRKSLIEKIALDFNTKYNQDLIEVTIKDQYFNMKEKITPVMHIVDIAEEVMNDLGITPLIKAIRGGTDGSQLSYKGLPCPNIFAGGHNFHGRYEYVPVESMVKATEVIVGIAEKVSVKFA
- a CDS encoding sulfurtransferase, whose product is MMSLKVTKPIVSVNWLQKNLENKNLIILDCTIPKVTEKSNTHNSDEKLQVKGALFFDIKNIFSDTTAPFPNTILTPKEFEVKAQEIGVYKDSIIVCYDDLGIYSSPRVWWMFQLMGFTNVAVLDGGFPKWNENKFPVENQKKKDHLKGDFEVNYQPEKIKFKEDVLTAIKNKTILIVDARSKGRFNSAEPEPRNDVKGGHIPNSVSLPFNEVLENGTFKTEAVLKEIFKKINPKKKSFIFSCGTGITASVLALGAEISGIKNYAVYDGSWTEWGSIENLPIEI
- a CDS encoding CsbD family protein; protein product: MNSDTAKGNWKQIKGEFKEKYGSITNDKTTEAEGAFDKLVGEIQEKYGKTREAIVEEVKTW
- the glyA gene encoding serine hydroxymethyltransferase yields the protein MQIDNQIFDLIQEEKERQLNGLELIASENFVSDDVMRAQGSILTNKYAEGYPGKRYYGGCEVVDVIEQIAIDRAKELFGAEYVNVQPHSGSQANTAVYAACLKPGDTVLGFDLSHGGHLTHGSPVNFSGKLYNPVFYGVVKETGIIDYDHLAAQAKAHKPKLIIAGASAYSRDIDFKKFREVADSVGAILMADISHPAGLIAKGILNDPIPHCHIVTTTTHKTLRGPRGGMIMIGKDFDNPFGETLKNGNPKKMSTLINSSVFPGNQGGPLEHVIAAKAVAFGEALTDEFLEYQLQVKANAAEMAKEFVARGYDIISGGTDNHCMLIDLRNKNISGKDAEIALGKADITVNKNMVPFDDKSPFVTSGIRIGTAAITTRGLEEEDMKAVVNFIDEAIINAANEDALHKIGERVAHMMSARRLFVM
- a CDS encoding dicarboxylate/amino acid:cation symporter, producing MKKLALHWKILIGMVLGIVFGFIMNSVDGGKGFVTDWVKPFGTIFINLLKLIAVPLILASLIKGISDLKDISKIKKMGIRTMIIYMLTTLVAIVIGLGIVNVVKPGAGMSADTIEKIKTKYETSSDVVDKLAMASAQSSSGPLQSLVDIFPSNIFTSLANASMLQIIFFALFVGISLLLIPEKKAKPLMDFFDSLNEVVMKMVDLIMLFAPYAVFALLSNVIIAFDDTEILLKLLVYALCVVGGLILMIGFYLILVAVYTKKSPLWFLKQISPAQLLAFSTSSSAATLPVTMERVEEHLGVDPEVAGFVLPVGATINMDGTSLYQAIAAVFIMQVIWPEGLTFSNQIVIVATALLASIGSAAVPSAGMVMLVIVLESIGFPPELLPIGLALIFAVDRPLDMMRTTVNVTGDATVAMIIAKSLDKLHDPKPEEWDDNYENVK
- the rmuC gene encoding DNA recombination protein RmuC encodes the protein MNEMIIYFLIALIFSLVGFLIGKLLTKLNSEKEKGDSLKEKSALEFEISKLTENLKNAEITIDDLQSELRYIQKEKENLISDKTRLETEFKNVSEKLENNKNEVEKLQEKFTNNFEVLANKILEEKSTKFTQQNKENLKIILNPLQEKIKVFEDKVDKTHKESIDYHAALRQQILGLKEMNLQMSKETINLTKALKGDNKTQGNWGELVLERVLEKSGLEKDREYYVQQSFTNEDGNRILPDVVIHLPDNKKMIVDSKVSLTAYEQFVNEEDETLKAQFLKEHVASLRRHVEQLSAKKYEDIYKIESPDFVLLFIPIEPAFAVAINSDNHLYNKAFEKNIVIVTPTTLLATLRTIDSMWNNEKQQRNALEIARQAGALYDKFNGLLNDLIGIGKRIDDSKSEYSNAMNKLFEGRGNLITSVEKLKKMGAKAKKAIPENIIKRANEID
- a CDS encoding 1-acyl-sn-glycerol-3-phosphate acyltransferase gives rise to the protein MKTIARFILYTILGWKLENDFPQEPKKYVVIAAPHTSWLDFPIAILSRMTSGTMVHFIGKSSLFKGPFGFFFKALGGTPVDRSKSTNMVDAVIDVFNTKEEFRLGISPEGTRKKVDKWKTGFYYIAKGAKVPIVMATLDFKNKKIKISKPYYTTDNIEADFEVFYSFFKDVKGKNPELF
- the fahA gene encoding fumarylacetoacetase; the protein is MIITANNPNRKSWLKVDKDSDFPIQNIPFGVFITRDDIITIGSRIGNFAIDLGAFHQLGYFEGIPLTDDIFLQDNLNDFIADGRKTWRLVRNRIAEVFDVTNGTLRDNANHKDKIIFRMDEVEMLIPVAVGDYTDFYASKEHATNVGSIFRDPENALLPNWLHIPIGYHGRSSSIVPSGTKIRRPYGQSKPEEGSATPGFGPTKLLDFELEMAFITTDANVLGDRIPIEETEEYIFGLVQFNDWSARDIQAWEYMPLGPFLGKSFASTISPWIVTLDALEPFRVESPKQVYEPLPYLKQKGKGSYDIHLQVGIQPENGKETIVSNSNFKYMYWTMAQQLAHHTVNGCPIESGDLMGSGTISGPTKDSYGSMLELTWKGQNPIKLSDGTERKFINDNDTVIMRAHCKNDKVRIGFGECVGKILPAK